Proteins encoded in a region of the Augochlora pura isolate Apur16 chromosome 4, APUR_v2.2.1, whole genome shotgun sequence genome:
- the Klp10a gene encoding kinesin-like protein 10A isoform X4, whose translation MKFDPLSYCFGKKNRVTNGDDGSEEDSRSSPEWIGHAGSNRQLSRPTSRPTNIMPPATPVNGHGDTVTGLTARRELENIPPTPTTGPVPFNVNAQGKPKQQQLQQQQQQQQQQQQQIQTQQQAQVENGRGRRSNVVKEVERLKKNREERRQRQAELKEEKEAMMNLDPGNPNWEFLAMIREYQNSIDFRPLRDTDSVEDHQITVCVRKRPLNKKECARKEVDVISVPSKDQMVVHEPKAKVDLTKYLENQIFRFDYAFDETCNNEIVYKYTAKPLVQTIFEGGMATCFAYGQTGSGKTHTMGGDFNGRTQDCKKGIYAMVAKDVFKCLKLTKYRPLNLVISASFFEIYSGKVFDLLADKEKLRVLEDGKQQVQIVGLTEKVVETCDEVLKLIQHGNSARTSGQTSANSNSSRSHAVFQIIARTPGTHRVHGKFSLIDLAGNERGADTSSANRQTRMEGAEINKSLLALKECIRALSRKGTHLPFRASKLTQVLRDSFIGEKSKTCMIAMISPGMSSCEHSLNTLRYADRVKELAATDPTEMKVSPTDEDREPTIDEQSNTSVLSDSDLAQLRSLNEGEISQDLYTFHEAVSALQLLEEEVLDTHKMVIENTTGFLNDARTVFSATHEVDYDQEDSRGKGKAYASCTLKWNRNYGRTATTTTTTTDTTTDTDTDTDTTEATSTTATRASSTRNKAVPVHRVAYVASQNYGRAEPGEIIDETTMDSLKSPWKEVTDYNMDDDSWDITDHGSNESLVRNANSPASLNNKNNIFSIALRVSRKSDGRGTNTDRKCSRVGSFSRRFSTGSKNASSKYHWSGRFNDRARKYSNFRHFDNGNKGDSRDAGDSGTDYNYNLETLDTDKPSRKTKLVSYDESDLDVRNNSNENVGSYGDRKAGIGVTAVNELDATPREGDRSRRLSFIVDDRESSAFREIDRNDQDAPLSKSCRSARGSLYLDSLRFLLTLVKNLIFFSILPTAYVAFFFYVNETQGQ comes from the exons ATGAAGTTCGATCCGTTGAGTTATTGCTTCGGGAAGAAAAATAGGGTAACCAACGGGGACGACGGGAGCGAGGAGGACTCGCGATCATCACCGGAATGGATCGGACACG CGGGCTCCAATAGGCAATTGTCGCGGCCGACGAGTCGACCGACCAATATAATGCCACCTGCCACGCCAGTCAACGGACACGGCGATACGGTGACCGGCTTGACGGCGCGGCGGGAACTCGAAAACATACCGCCGACGCCTACAACCGGCCCGGTTCCCTTCAACGTGAACGCCCAGGGGAAACCGAAGCAACAGCAGCtgcaacaacagcagcagcaacaacaacaacagcagcaacagatACAGACTCAGCAGCAAGCTCAGGTGGAGAACGGTCGAGGCAGACGCTCGAACGTTGTCAAAGAAGTCGAAAGATTAAAGAAGAACAGGGAGGAGAGAAGACAGAGGCAAGCCGAGTTgaaggaggagaaagaggcTATGATGAATTTGGATCCGGGCAATCCGAATTGGGAGTTCCTCGCAATGATAAG GGAGTATCAGAACAGTATAGACTTCAGACCGTTGCGGGACACGGACTCCGTCGAGGACCATCAGATCACGGTGTGCGTGAGGAAACGTCCGCTGAACAAGAAAGAGTGCGCACGCAAGGAGGTCGACGTGATCAGTGTGCCCAGCAAGGATCAAATGGTGGTGCACGAGCCGAAGGCCAAAGTCGATCTGACCAAATACTTGGAGAACCAGATATTTCGATTCGATTACGCGTTCGATGAGACCTGCAACAACGAGATCGTCTACAAGTACACCGCCAAACCGCTGGTGCAGACCATTTTCGAGGGTGGCATGGCCACGTGCTTCGCCTACGGCCAAACGGGTAGCGGGAAGACCCACACCATGGGCGGCGATTTTAACGGAAGGACACAGGACTGCAAGAAAGGCATATACGCGATGGTCGCCAAAGACGTGTTCAAGTGTCTAAAACTGACCAAATACCGGCCTTTGAATCTAGTTATATCTGCCAGTTTCTTCGAAATCTATTCCGGCAAAGTGTTCGATTTGTTGGCGGACAAAGAGAAGCTCAGGGTCTTGGAGGACGGGAAACAGCAA GTGCAAATCGTCGGATTAACGGAGAAAGTCGTCGAGACCTGCGACGAAGTACTGAAGCTGATCCAACACGGGAACAGTGCCAGAACGAGCGGCCAGACCAGCGCAAATTCAAATTCTTCACGTTCGCACGCGGTCTTTCAGATTATAGCACGAACGCCGGGCACGCACAGGGTTCACGGCAAATTTTCTCTGATCGATCTCGCTGGTAACGAAAGGGGAGCCGATACATCCTCCGCCAACAGACAAACTC gAATGGAGGGCGCAGAGATCAACAAGTCGCTGTTAGCTTTAAAGGAGTGCATCCGAGCACTGAGTCGCAAAGGCACGCATTTGCCGTTCAGAGCGAGCAAGTTGACCCAGGTGCTAAGGGACAGTTTCATCGGCGAGAAGTCCAAGACTTGCATG ATTGCCATGATCAGTCCGGGAATGAGTTCTTGCGAGCACTCGTTGAATACTCTGAGGTACGCCGATCGCGTCAAGGAGCTAGCGGCGACCGATCCTACGGAAATGAAAGTATCACCGACGGACGAAGATCGAGAGCCAACTATCGACGAACAGTCCAACACTAGCGTTCTGTCGGACAGCGATTTGGCGCAGCTTCGTTCCCTCAAC gaaGGTGAGATTTCCCAGGATCTGTATACCTTCCACGAGGCCGTGTCGGCGTTGCAGCTGCTGGAAGAGGAAGTTCTGGATACGCACAAAATGGTCATTGAAAATACCACCGGGTTTCTCAATGACGCTCGTACCGTATTTAGCGCGACGCACGAAGTCGATTACGACCAAGAAG ATTCGCGCGGTAAAGGTAAGGCATATGCGAGCTGCACGTTAAAATGGAACCGGAATTACGGCAGAACGGCGACTACTACGACTACGACTACGGATACCACTACGGACACGGATACGGACACGGATACAACTGAGGCAACCAGTACTACCGCGACTCGTGCCTCCTCCACTCGAAATAAGGCGGTACCAGTCCATAGAGTTGCCTACGTCGCATCGCAAAATTACGGGCGGGCCGAGCCGGGCGAAATCATTGATGAAACTACAATGGATTCGTTAAAGAGCCCTTGGAAGGAAGTCACGGACTATAATATGGACGATGACTCGTGGGATATTACCGACCACGGATCGAACGAATCCCTGGTTCGAAACGCCAACAGCCCGGCATCGTTGAACAACAAGAACAACATATTTTCGATCGCCTTGCGCGTGTCTAGAAAGAGCGACGGTCGAGGAACGAACACGGACCGAAAGTGTTCGCGGGTCGGATCGTTCAGCCGACGGTTCTCGACCGGAAGCAAGAACGCTTCGTCCAAGTATCACTGGTCCGGTCGGTTTAACGATCGCGCGAGAAAGTATTCGAATTTCCGTCACTTCGACAACGGAAACAAAGGCGACAGCCGTGACGCCGGCGACAGCGGCACCGATTACAATTACAACTTGGAGACGCTCGATACGGACAAGCCGTCGAGAAAAACGAAACTGGTTTCCTACGATGAATCGGACCTCGACGTTCGAAACAACAGCAACGAAAACGTGGGAAGCTACGGCGATCGAAAAGCCGGAATCGGTGTCACGGCGGTTAACGAGCTCGACGCGACGCCTCGGGAAGGAGACCGTTCCCGTCGTCTGTCCTTCATCGTCGACGACCGCGAATCGTCCGCGTTCCGCGAAATCGATCGAAACGATCAAGACGCGCCTCTTTCGAAATCCTGCCGTTCGGCACGCGGTTCGCTTTACCTCGACTCCTTGAGATTCTTGTTGACGCTCGTGAAGAACCTTATATTTTTCTCCATATTGCCCACCGCGTACGTGGCTTTCTTCTTTTACGTGAACGAAACGCAAGGACAGTAA